A region of Paenibacillus thiaminolyticus DNA encodes the following proteins:
- a CDS encoding ECF transporter S component, giving the protein MMSKRSIWSFSTAALVLIPVAVGINYIGKLFAGVLKLPLWLDAIGTVLASMLAGPVIGGMSGLINNIIYGLTMDPISFVYALTSVFIGLVAGIMAHKGWISSWGKAAVIGLAVGLTAVVISTPLNVAFWGGQTGNVWGDIVFGYVLQGTQSVWLASFLDELVVDLPDKLITVLVAYGIYRVLPNSLMNMYKNSGDIEKL; this is encoded by the coding sequence ATGATGTCGAAAAGAAGCATATGGTCGTTCTCAACCGCGGCGCTTGTGCTGATCCCGGTCGCGGTCGGCATTAACTACATCGGCAAATTGTTCGCCGGCGTGCTCAAGCTGCCGCTATGGCTCGATGCGATCGGGACCGTCCTGGCCAGCATGCTGGCGGGTCCGGTAATCGGCGGGATGTCCGGACTCATTAACAATATCATTTACGGACTCACGATGGATCCGATCTCGTTCGTCTACGCTTTGACAAGCGTCTTTATCGGCCTGGTCGCCGGGATTATGGCGCACAAGGGCTGGATCTCGAGCTGGGGCAAGGCGGCTGTCATTGGTCTAGCCGTAGGATTGACGGCAGTGGTCATCTCCACCCCGCTTAATGTGGCGTTCTGGGGCGGCCAGACGGGCAATGTCTGGGGCGATATCGTATTCGGTTATGTGCTGCAAGGGACCCAATCGGTCTGGCTCGCTTCCTTCCTGGATGAGCTGGTCGTCGATCTGCCGGATAAGCTCATTACCGTTCTTGTCGCTTACGGGATATACCGCGTGCTGCCCAACAGTCTAATGAATATGTACAAGAATAGCGGAGATATCGAGAAGCTGTAA
- the motA gene encoding flagellar motor stator protein MotA, with product MEKSTLIGLILGVVAITVGMYFKGAPLSNLANPAAIMIIFVGTAASLFIAFPMKELKKFPKLLGMIFKPQALVDRVQLIQLFMEWASITRREGLLALESKIDDIQDDFLRNGMRMIIDGNDQDFVRDVLMEDIHSTEERHRAGALIFSQAGTYAPTLGVLGAVIGLIAALGQMADMEQLAHAIAAAFVATLMGIFSGYVLWHPIANKLKRLSYSEIQIRLMMVEGLLSIQSGVSTIAINQKLSVFLTPSERAQLNAKGEAGE from the coding sequence ATGGAAAAATCAACTTTGATCGGTCTTATCCTCGGCGTCGTTGCGATTACGGTGGGGATGTACTTTAAAGGCGCGCCGCTTTCGAATTTGGCCAACCCTGCTGCCATCATGATTATTTTTGTCGGTACGGCAGCCTCGCTGTTTATCGCCTTCCCGATGAAGGAATTGAAGAAATTCCCCAAGCTGTTGGGTATGATATTCAAGCCTCAGGCGCTGGTTGATCGGGTACAACTGATTCAGTTGTTCATGGAATGGGCCAGCATTACCCGCCGCGAAGGCTTGCTGGCGCTCGAATCGAAGATTGACGACATTCAGGATGATTTCCTTCGCAACGGAATGCGAATGATCATCGACGGGAACGACCAGGACTTCGTGCGCGATGTATTAATGGAGGATATTCATTCGACCGAAGAACGCCACCGTGCGGGCGCGCTTATCTTTTCCCAGGCAGGAACCTACGCGCCGACGCTCGGGGTATTGGGAGCCGTTATCGGCTTGATCGCGGCGCTGGGGCAGATGGCCGATATGGAGCAGTTGGCCCACGCGATCGCAGCGGCCTTCGTCGCGACGCTGATGGGGATTTTCTCCGGTTATGTGCTCTGGCACCCGATTGCCAACAAATTGAAACGGCTGTCGTACAGTGAAATTCAGATTCGCTTGATGATGGTGGAAGGCCTGCTGTCCATTCAATCCGGCGTATCGACGATTGCCATCAACCAGAAGCTGTCCGTCTTCCTGACGCCAAGCGAGCGTGCACAACTGAATGCGAAGGGAGAGGCTGGAGAATGA